The Thalassotalea nanhaiensis genome has a window encoding:
- a CDS encoding DUF2167 domain-containing protein: protein MNLIKVFISIFLLLPLFANSSTDIEVSEEEKYAKWAEAVWKSLDRMTGEIKLPNAVATLNVPENFYYLAPKDAEKVLVDVWGNPPGQNTLGMLFPAEITPFDHDSWAVTIEYEEDGYVSDADADDIDYSELLVQMKSDTELASQERVKQGYEAIELVGWASQPYYDAATHKLHWAKEIKFANRPINTLNYNIRVLGRKGVLVLNFIAQIDQKQLIDSNLNSVLAIADFDQGSRYSDFDPDIDDVAAYGLGALVAGKVIAKTGFLAAAVIFLKKFGVLFIVAIGAFLKRFFKRKEA, encoded by the coding sequence ATGAATCTAATTAAAGTTTTTATCTCAATATTTTTACTATTACCGTTATTTGCGAATTCGAGTACTGATATTGAAGTCTCTGAAGAGGAAAAGTACGCAAAGTGGGCTGAAGCTGTATGGAAGTCTCTCGACCGAATGACTGGAGAGATTAAATTACCTAATGCTGTTGCAACATTAAATGTACCAGAGAATTTTTATTATCTAGCTCCAAAAGATGCTGAGAAAGTTTTAGTCGACGTTTGGGGAAACCCTCCTGGGCAGAATACCCTAGGTATGTTATTTCCTGCTGAAATAACACCATTTGATCACGATTCATGGGCCGTAACAATTGAATATGAAGAAGATGGCTATGTTTCAGATGCAGACGCAGATGATATTGATTATTCTGAATTGCTGGTGCAAATGAAATCGGATACAGAGTTAGCAAGCCAAGAAAGAGTTAAGCAGGGTTATGAGGCTATAGAACTAGTCGGGTGGGCGTCCCAGCCTTATTATGATGCGGCAACTCATAAACTTCATTGGGCTAAAGAAATTAAGTTCGCTAATCGCCCAATAAATACTCTGAATTACAACATTCGAGTTTTAGGCCGTAAAGGCGTTTTAGTTCTTAATTTTATCGCTCAGATTGACCAAAAACAGCTGATAGATTCTAATTTAAATTCTGTATTGGCAATTGCTGATTTTGATCAAGGATCAAGGTACAGTGATTTCGATCCCGATATTGATGATGTTGCCGCATATGGATTAGGTGCGTTGGTTGCAGGTAAAGTTATTGCAAAAACAGGCTTTCTGGCTGCAGCAGTGATATTTTTAAAGAAATTTGGAGTACTGTTTATTGTTGCCATTGGTGCATTTTTAAAACGTTTTTTTAAACGGAAAGAGGCATAG
- a CDS encoding energy transducer TonB — MKFKIIIKVMVLLGLFSCQSTEPVYTSKIKEIESIKLFDYWIPKPPRGIQKAPNNVPATGVEWTYFVTIDSNGKAQNLELISSIPEGFMTQERLKKWNKMDYKPSPQNSNRTPVRLKMSVRIEGKKA; from the coding sequence ATGAAATTTAAAATAATAATAAAAGTTATGGTTTTGCTAGGCTTGTTTTCGTGTCAATCGACTGAACCAGTCTATACATCAAAAATAAAAGAAATAGAATCAATTAAATTATTTGATTATTGGATACCTAAACCACCTCGAGGGATTCAAAAAGCACCGAATAACGTACCTGCTACTGGAGTTGAGTGGACTTATTTTGTAACAATAGATTCAAATGGTAAAGCACAAAACCTAGAGTTGATAAGTTCAATACCTGAAGGGTTTATGACCCAAGAACGGCTGAAAAAGTGGAATAAAATGGATTATAAACCTTCTCCACAAAACTCTAATAGAACGCCAGTAAGGCTTAAAATGTCAGTAAGAATAGAAGGTAAAAAAGCATAG